In Lysobacter luteus, a single window of DNA contains:
- a CDS encoding glutaredoxin family protein, whose protein sequence is MPDAATDAPVLVLFQRDDCHLCDLALEVLAAARSPEFQSVFIEGDASLEERYGARVPVLRDPAAGRELDWPFDVAGVRRFLEDAPDVLDLPRPPTG, encoded by the coding sequence ATGCCCGACGCCGCCACCGATGCACCCGTGCTGGTCCTGTTCCAGCGTGATGACTGCCACCTGTGCGACCTCGCGCTGGAGGTACTCGCCGCTGCCCGCTCGCCGGAGTTCCAAAGCGTGTTCATCGAAGGGGACGCGTCGCTGGAGGAGCGCTACGGCGCGCGCGTGCCGGTGTTGCGCGATCCGGCTGCCGGTCGCGAGCTCGACTGGCCGTTCGACGTGGCGGGCGTGCGTCGTTTCCTTGAGGACGCGCCGGACGTACTGGACCTGCCGCGGCCTCCGACGGGGTGA
- a CDS encoding L-serine ammonia-lyase, translating into MAVSTFDLFKIGIGPSSSHTVGPMRAAARFIERWLIEGGAGDGSDLARTARVRAEVFGSLALTGRGHGTDKAVLMGLEGHWPNLIDPDVIPSALERIRASKRIRLFGRHEIGFDEKHDLIMNKRQKLPFHTNGMRFTAYDTHGEVIATRDYYSVGGGFVVNQDEAAEDRIVADTTDVPYPFNSGDELLAQVAAHGITIAELMYANEQVWRTRAEIDAGLDEIWAAMRSCVDRGIRSSGTLPGGLHVTRRAPLLHAELVARPEAATEDPLTMLDWVNLFALAVNEENAAGGRVVTAPTNGAAGIIPSVLHYYDHFIPGANLQGVRDFLLTAAAVGILYKENASISGAEVGCQGEVGVACSMAAAGLTAALGGSPSRIENAAEIGMEHNLGLTCDPIGGLVQIPCIERNAMGSVKAINASRMAMRGDGKHKVSLDKVIKTMRDTGNDMKDKYKETSRGGLAVNVIEC; encoded by the coding sequence GTGGCTGTCAGCACGTTCGACCTGTTCAAGATCGGCATCGGGCCGAGTTCATCGCACACCGTGGGGCCCATGCGGGCGGCCGCGCGCTTCATCGAGCGCTGGCTGATCGAGGGCGGCGCGGGTGACGGCAGCGATCTCGCGCGGACCGCGCGGGTGCGCGCCGAGGTGTTCGGTTCGCTCGCCCTGACCGGCCGCGGCCACGGTACCGACAAGGCGGTGCTGATGGGGCTGGAGGGCCACTGGCCCAACCTGATCGACCCGGACGTGATCCCGTCGGCGCTTGAGCGCATCCGCGCGAGCAAGCGGATCCGGTTGTTCGGCCGCCACGAGATCGGCTTCGACGAGAAGCACGACCTCATCATGAACAAGCGCCAGAAGCTGCCGTTCCACACCAACGGCATGCGCTTCACCGCCTACGACACCCATGGCGAAGTGATTGCGACGCGCGACTACTACTCGGTCGGTGGCGGCTTCGTGGTCAACCAGGACGAGGCGGCCGAGGACCGCATCGTGGCCGACACGACCGACGTGCCCTACCCGTTCAACTCGGGCGACGAGCTGCTGGCGCAGGTGGCGGCCCACGGCATCACGATCGCCGAACTGATGTATGCCAATGAGCAGGTCTGGCGTACGCGCGCAGAGATCGACGCCGGGCTCGACGAGATCTGGGCGGCGATGCGCTCGTGCGTGGACCGCGGCATCCGTTCGTCCGGCACGCTGCCGGGCGGACTGCACGTCACCCGGCGCGCGCCACTGCTGCACGCCGAGCTGGTCGCGCGGCCGGAAGCCGCGACCGAGGACCCCTTGACGATGCTGGACTGGGTGAACCTGTTCGCATTGGCGGTCAACGAGGAGAACGCCGCAGGCGGCCGCGTGGTGACGGCGCCGACCAACGGCGCGGCCGGCATCATCCCCTCGGTGCTGCACTACTACGACCACTTCATCCCCGGCGCTAACCTGCAGGGCGTGCGCGACTTCCTGCTGACCGCGGCCGCGGTGGGCATCCTCTACAAGGAGAACGCCAGCATCTCGGGCGCGGAAGTCGGCTGCCAGGGCGAGGTCGGCGTGGCCTGCTCGATGGCCGCCGCGGGGTTGACCGCGGCGCTCGGCGGCAGCCCGAGCCGGATCGAGAACGCCGCCGAGATCGGCATGGAGCACAACCTCGGGCTGACCTGCGACCCGATCGGCGGCCTGGTGCAGATTCCCTGCATCGAGCGCAACGCGATGGGCTCGGTCAAGGCCATCAATGCCAGCCGCATGGCGATGCGCGGCGACGGCAAGCACAAGGTCTCGCTGGACAAGGTCATCAAGACGATGCGCGACACCGGCAACGACATGAAGGACAAGTACAAGGAAACCAGCCGCGGAGGCCTCGCGGTCAACGTCATCGAGTGCTGA
- a CDS encoding YceI family protein, which produces MSRPALARLSVPVSAAALLLAIAPASAADYVQAPGSTLAFATQYDGEVFSGHFGQFTTTLSFDPADPAAARLDVVIPLASATTANADRDSTLKGPDFFAVSKFPQARYTASGFRDLGDGRYAADGELSLRGVVHPATLTFTFTDGATAVLDGKATVQRLDFNVGGGDWADLSLLPNPVAISTKVRLQPVD; this is translated from the coding sequence ATGTCGCGTCCCGCCCTTGCCCGCCTTTCCGTGCCCGTGTCCGCCGCCGCCCTGCTGCTGGCCATCGCACCGGCATCGGCTGCCGATTACGTGCAGGCCCCCGGTTCCACGCTGGCGTTCGCGACGCAGTACGACGGTGAGGTGTTCAGCGGCCACTTCGGCCAGTTCACCACCACGCTCAGTTTTGATCCGGCCGATCCCGCGGCGGCCCGGCTCGACGTCGTGATCCCGCTTGCCAGCGCGACCACCGCCAACGCCGACCGCGACTCGACCCTGAAGGGACCGGATTTCTTTGCGGTGTCGAAGTTCCCGCAGGCGCGCTATACCGCCAGTGGATTCCGCGACCTGGGCGATGGCCGCTACGCCGCGGACGGCGAGTTGAGCCTGCGCGGCGTCGTCCATCCGGCCACGCTGACATTCACTTTCACCGATGGCGCGACCGCGGTGCTGGACGGGAAGGCGACGGTGCAGCGGCTCGACTTCAATGTCGGCGGTGGCGACTGGGCCGACCTGTCGCTGTTGCCCAACCCGGTTGCGATCAGCACGAAGGTGCGGTTGCAGCCGGTCGACTGA